The DNA region ACGCCGGCATCCGGAACCGTACTGGTGCGCACCTCCCGCAGCGCGGACGCGGTCCGCATCGAAGTCGCCGACACCGGCGTCGGCATGTCCCGGGAGGATGTGGACACCATGTTCGAGCCCTACCACCGGTCGGCGACCGCCCGGGCCAGCAGCGTCCCCGGCACCGGCCTCGGCATGGGCATCGCCCGGCAGATCGTGGAAGCGCACAGCGGCACGATCTCCGTGCAGAGCGGCCTGGGCCGAGGGACGACGGTGGCGATCAGCATCCCGCTGCCGGGCAGGGCGGCGGAGCTGTGATCGGCATCACGCACGTCGCGCTGACGACCCTGTGCACACTGCTGATGGTCGGACTGGGCTTCCTGGCGCGCCCGGGCAAAGCCACGGCGCTGTGGTCGACCGCCTTCATCGCGGCGATGCTCACCGCCTACGGCACCGTCATCGCCGCCGAGCTGGGCTCGGAAATGCTCGGGCTCGCCGCGTTCGGGATGATGCTGTCGGCACCCGCGTTCATCTGGGCGGGGCTGCGCGCCGATCGCGGCGTCGGCTCCCGGTGGTGGACCGGCGTTCTGGTCGCCGTCTGCTCCACGCTCGCGCTCGGCATCAGCGCCGGGCAGCCGAGCTACCCGGCCGTGTTCTGCATCGCCTACGCGGCGGCTGCCGTGTTCGCCGCCCTGACGATCACCGAGCTCCTGCGTCGACCCGAGAAGGGGCGCGGGGTGACCGTGCCACTCCTGGTCATGTCGGTGGTCTACCTCGTGGTCGCCGCCCTGCGTCTGGCATCGATCACCGTGGCCCCCGGACTCGGCGACCTTGCGATCCTGCGCGAGGCCAACCTGCTCGGCATGCTCGTCTACCTCGTCTGCGCCATCGTCACACTCCTCTTCCTGGCGCGCGAGGACAGCATCCATTCCCAGACCGGCGTCTGGTTCACTTCCGCGGGATTCTCCGACATCGCATCGCAGCGACTCGAGCGCGCCGAACGCGCCCGGGAGGGCGAGTGGGTGCTCGTGGAAGCACGTCTGGACGATGCGGAAGACCTGCGTACCGCTGCCGGGACCACGACCTTCCGCGAGTTCGCGCGGTGGTTCGAAGAGCGGGTGCGCTCATCCTTCCCGGCCGACGCGGACGTGGCGGCCCTCGCCGACGATCGGGTGGTGGTCCTGATCGCACGCCCGACCGAGACCGTGCGACAGCTCATCCGGCGACTGCTCGAGGCGCGGGATGCCGCGGACATCGCGCAGGACCTCGCCGTGAACCTGTCCGCGAGCGTCGGGTGGGCGACGGTGAGCGACTTCGGCTACGACCTCGAGGTCTTGCAGCACGCCGCGAGCACTGCCGCCCAGCGCGCCGTCGCCACGGGAGGCGATCGCGCCGAGCGAGCCGTCCCGGCAGCCGCCGCCCTCGACGCTCCGGGCTAGCGACCGTCGCGGGCGCGCCGCGAGGGCCGCCTAGGCTGTATCGGGTGACCGCCTCCCCCACACCCCGCCTCCCGCGCGCCGCTCGCCTGGCGGTGCCGATCGCGCTCGGCGTGCTGCTGGTGGCAGCGGTGATCATGATGGGCTGGGTCGGCGTGCGGGGCGCACTGGCATACGGCCACCTCACCGACGCGCAGGGCACCGCCCGCGCGATCACCGCGCAGGCCGGTGACCCCACCGCCGCCGCCGCGCAGATCCCGGTGCTGGCCGAGGACACCGCGGCCGCGCATGCGCTCACCTCCGACCCGGTGTGGCGGGTCGCCGAAGGGCTGCCGTGGCTCGGACCGCAGCTGCGCGCGGTCTCGACTGTTGCGGCATCCGTCGACGACGTCGCCCAGAACGCCCTGACCCCCCTCACCGAGGTCGCCGGCACGTTCTCGGTCGACGCGCTCCGCCCCGCCGGCGGCGCCGTGGACCTGTCCAGTTTCGTGGCGATCCAGGATGCCGCGCAGACGGCGAACGACGGGCTCACGCGCGCCGCGGCATCCGTCGAGGAGATCGACCGCACACCGCTCGTCGCACCGCTGCGCGAGGCCGTCGACGAGGTCGCGGATCTGTTCGCCCGGACCCGTGTCGCCACCGACGCGGTCACCCGCGCTGCGACCCTCCTGCCGCCGATGCTGGGCGCGGACGGACCGCGCGACTACCTCGTGGTGTTCCAGAACAACGCGGAATGGCGCTCGCTCGGCGGAATCGTCGGGGCGATGGCGATGGTGCACACCGACGGCGGTGCCATGAGCCTGGCCGCGCAAGGCTCATCCGGCGACTTCCCCCGCTACCCCGAAACCGTCCTGCCCCTGGGTGATGAGGTGACCGCGATCTACGGCGCGCTGCCCGGACGGTTCATCCAGAACGTCACCCAGGTGCCGGAGTTCTCGATCACCGCGCAGCTTGCGCGCGAGATGTGGGCGCGCGAGTTCGGCACTCAGGTCGACGGGGTGATCTCGCTCGACCCGGTCGCGCTGTCCTACCTGCTGACCGCCACCGGGCCGGTGACACTGCCCACCGGCGATGTGCTCACCGCGGACAACGCGGTGCCGCTGCTGCTGAACGAGGTCTACCAGCGCTACCCGCGCCCCGCCGACCAGGACGCGTTCTTCGCGGCCGCCGCGGCGAGCGTCTTCGACGCGCTCGCCCACGGCAGTGCCGACCCGGCGGCGCTCGTCGGTGCGCTGGCGCAGGCCGGCGACGAGCGGCGGCTGCTGCTGTGGAGCGCGCACGAGGAGGAGCAGCGACTGATCGGCGACACCACCCTCGCCGGCGGCCTGCCCACCAGCGACCGTGAGGCCAGCCGCTTCGGCATGTTCCTCAACGACGGCACCGGCTCGAAGATGGACTACTACGTCACGGCCGACACGCAGCTGGCGTGGGACTCGTGCACCATCGCCGGCGGTGATCTCGCCACCGGCGAGGCCACCCTGGCTGTCACCGTCACCAACAACGCGCCCGCGGATGCCGCCACCTCCCTGCCCGCGTACATCACCGGTGGGGGTGGGTTCGGGGTCCCCCCCGGCATCGCCCGGACCATCGGCTACCTGTACCTGCCTACCGGTTTCGACCTGATCGAGTCGACCATCACCGGCGACGGCGGGTTCGGCGGCGGGTTCCACGACGGCCGCCGGGTGCTGAGGTTCGCCGTCGACCTGGCTCCGGGACAGACCGCGACCGCCACCGCGACGGTGCGCTCGGCCGAGCCGGGGGCGCCGGTCCTCGAGCTGATCTCCACGCCGCGTGTGCAGGCGCAGGGCGCAGACGTTGCCGCCCGGTGCGGGGATGCCTAGACTACCGAGAAGGGCATCGTCGCTGCGTCTCGCGAGCTGCGGGTGCCCCTTTTTCAGGTTGCCTGCGCCGCTCGCCGACCCCGCCCACCTCACTGACCCGTTCGAAGCGAGAACACTGTGACTGAAGAGCGCCAACAGACCGCGGTCATCATCGAGGATGATCCCGAGATCCGCGAGCTGGTCGTCGAGGTCTTCGAATCAGCCGGACTGCGCACCATCGCCGTGGACAACGGCATCGACGGCGTCGAGGCGGTGCGAACGCATGACCCCTCGGTGACGACGCTCGATATCAACATGAACGGAATCGACGGACTGGAGACGGCGCGCCGCATCCGCAGCATCAGCACCACCTTCATCATCATGCTCTCCGGCCTGGGCGAAGAGACCGACATCGTCCTGGGCCTGGGCGCCGGCGCCGACGAGTACGTCGTGAAGCCGTTCCGGCCGCGCGAACTGCGCGCGCGGATCGAGGCCGCCCTGCGCCGGCCCCGGATCGAGAGCGCCGCGCTGCGCCCACCGGCACCCGACGCGCACCTGAACCCGCCGCAGTCGGTCACGCCCGAGCCGTTGTCGCAGTCCCCTGCCACGAGCTCGTTCCCGGGCGAGGCCGACCTCTGGGTCGCCCACCGCGACCTCCGACTGAACGCCGCCACCCGCACCGCGCTCATCGCCGACGCCGAGGTCGAGCTGACCCGCACCGAGTTCGATCTGCTCGTCACCCTGATCGAATCGAAGCGGCGGGTGCGCAGCAAGTCCGATCTGACCCTCGTGCTGCGCGGCGAAGAGGCTGCCACGTCCTACTACGTCGGAGAAGCGGACAAGCGGGCGGTCGAAGCGCACATGGCCAATCTCCGCCGCAAGCTCGGCGACAACGCCGCCGACCCTCGCTACATCGAGACGGTGCGCGGCGTCGGGTACCGGCTGACGCCGTAATCGGACCTCCCCGGCCCGGTCACGGAATCACCTCGGTCTCGGCCTCGGCCTCGACCAGCTCCCAGGGGGAGCGGTCGTGGTCGGTGATCCCCAGCGACGGATCCTCGCCCTGCGTCCACCACTTCGCGACGAACGCCGTGCCCTTGTAGAGCACGCGGTCCCCGGCGACGTAGATCCCCGTCGCGGACCACTCCGGGTACGTGCCCGGGGCGGCGGTGGGCAGCGAGAACGGCTCGTCGTCGCGCAGCACCGGGCCCACCAGCGTCCACGCGGTCGCAGTGCCGTCCAAGGTGGGATCATCCGGTTCGGCACCGCCCCTGGTCCACCACTTCGCGGCGTAGACGTTGCCGTGCCACACGACGCGCACGGCGGTGGAGTAGGCGAGGTTCTTGGACCAGACCGGGTACGGGCTGGTGTCCGGATCGTCCTTGACGACCGGGGCCGGCCGCTGCGTCTGAGTCGGGGTGGATGTCGGGCGCCCGTCGAACCCGGCCGACAGCAGCGCGGCGAAGGTGCGGTCGTCTTGATCCACACCGCTGCAGGAGTCCGAGACGATCTCGGTGTTCGGGTAGTTCGCGCCACAGGTGCGGTCGCGGTTCACCGACCACATCGACATGCGGTCGAGGGAGTTCTCGGCGGCGAAGTCGTTCAGCTCCTCCGCGTCGTCGAGCGTGAAGACCTCCCCCGCGACATCGTTCTGTCCGATCATGGGCGTGGCCCCCAGCACCGACCACGCACCCGCGCGGGGCAGGCTGATCTCATGCCGGCGATAGAGCGCGCTGAGCTGCGTGTGGGTGGCCTTCAGAGCCGAGATCGCGGCATCCGCCATCGAGGCTCCCTCCAGATCGATGCCGTAGTCCATGGTCATGACGTTGACCCCGCCGAGCTCGACACCCGCCGTGAGCATCTGGTCCACCGATGCCAGCCCGGCGTCGGTGAGGCCGTGCGTGGCGACGGGCAGCGTGAGCCAGACGATGAGATCCTCGCCCTTCTTGCGGCGCTTCTCCTGCAGTTGGGCGACGGCCTCGGCACGCCGGACGCCGGCCACCGTGTCGGCCAGGTTCTCGCCCTCCACGTCCAGATCGATCATCTCGATGTCGTAGCGGTCGATGACCGCCTCGTAGGCGTCGGCCAGGGCGTCGACCGTGCGG from Microbacterium sp. zg-B185 includes:
- a CDS encoding response regulator transcription factor, which produces MTEERQQTAVIIEDDPEIRELVVEVFESAGLRTIAVDNGIDGVEAVRTHDPSVTTLDINMNGIDGLETARRIRSISTTFIIMLSGLGEETDIVLGLGAGADEYVVKPFRPRELRARIEAALRRPRIESAALRPPAPDAHLNPPQSVTPEPLSQSPATSSFPGEADLWVAHRDLRLNAATRTALIADAEVELTRTEFDLLVTLIESKRRVRSKSDLTLVLRGEEAATSYYVGEADKRAVEAHMANLRRKLGDNAADPRYIETVRGVGYRLTP
- a CDS encoding DUF4012 domain-containing protein, which encodes MTASPTPRLPRAARLAVPIALGVLLVAAVIMMGWVGVRGALAYGHLTDAQGTARAITAQAGDPTAAAAQIPVLAEDTAAAHALTSDPVWRVAEGLPWLGPQLRAVSTVAASVDDVAQNALTPLTEVAGTFSVDALRPAGGAVDLSSFVAIQDAAQTANDGLTRAAASVEEIDRTPLVAPLREAVDEVADLFARTRVATDAVTRAATLLPPMLGADGPRDYLVVFQNNAEWRSLGGIVGAMAMVHTDGGAMSLAAQGSSGDFPRYPETVLPLGDEVTAIYGALPGRFIQNVTQVPEFSITAQLAREMWAREFGTQVDGVISLDPVALSYLLTATGPVTLPTGDVLTADNAVPLLLNEVYQRYPRPADQDAFFAAAAASVFDALAHGSADPAALVGALAQAGDERRLLLWSAHEEEQRLIGDTTLAGGLPTSDREASRFGMFLNDGTGSKMDYYVTADTQLAWDSCTIAGGDLATGEATLAVTVTNNAPADAATSLPAYITGGGGFGVPPGIARTIGYLYLPTGFDLIESTITGDGGFGGGFHDGRRVLRFAVDLAPGQTATATATVRSAEPGAPVLELISTPRVQAQGADVAARCGDA
- a CDS encoding carbohydrate-binding protein, with the translated sequence MTRSTGRHAGQRLSPWRVSAAVVAVLAVVGAGIAVPMFANGQASAESTVKAAPRWFGGYFDVTAAPVSEMPTSADGAPSNVVLAFIVAEAEDSCVPSWGTYYGLEEAATALDLDRRVARMRQKDAEVAVSFGGALNTELAGACRTVDALADAYEAVIDRYDIEMIDLDVEGENLADTVAGVRRAEAVAQLQEKRRKKGEDLIVWLTLPVATHGLTDAGLASVDQMLTAGVELGGVNVMTMDYGIDLEGASMADAAISALKATHTQLSALYRRHEISLPRAGAWSVLGATPMIGQNDVAGEVFTLDDAEELNDFAAENSLDRMSMWSVNRDRTCGANYPNTEIVSDSCSGVDQDDRTFAALLSAGFDGRPTSTPTQTQRPAPVVKDDPDTSPYPVWSKNLAYSTAVRVVWHGNVYAAKWWTRGGAEPDDPTLDGTATAWTLVGPVLRDDEPFSLPTAAPGTYPEWSATGIYVAGDRVLYKGTAFVAKWWTQGEDPSLGITDHDRSPWELVEAEAETEVIP